The DNA region GACGCGGCCGCGTGCCATGAGGTCGAGGAAGCACGCCAGGTTGCGGCGCTCGGTCCAGCGCACGTAGCCGATCGGGTAGTCCCGCCCCTCGAGCTCGTACTCCGGGTCGTAGCGCCCGGGCCCGTACGAGCGGGAGAACCGGACGTCGAGCTCCTTCTCGTAGTACGCGTTCCACGGCAGGTCCAGCCGGCACTTGCCGATGTCGACGACCCGGCCGCGGTCCCGGGCCAGGTGGGCGGCCAGCTCGACGGGCTGGTTGCTGCCGCCGCCGGCGGCCAGGTACACCTGGTCCACGCCGTGACCGTCGGTCAGCTCGGCGACGGCGTTCTCCACCGCCGCGGACCCTGGATCGCCACAGGCCACGGCGCCCAGCCGCTCGGCGAGCTCGCAGCGCGCCGGGTCGGGGTCGGCCCCGACGACGCGCACCCCCGCAGCGGTGAGGAGCTGCACCACCAGCTGCCCGATCAGCCCGAGGCCGATGACCAGCGCCACCTCGCCGAGCTGCGGCTCGCCCTGGCGCACGCCCTGCAGGGCGATCGAGCCGACGGTGCCGAAGGACGCGTGCCGCGGCGCGAGGCCGTCCGGCACCGGGGTGTAGAGGTTCCTCGGCACCCAGTTCACCTCGGCGTGCAGGGCGTGCTCGTTGCCGGCGCAGGCCACCAGGTCGCCGACCTTCACGTCGTCGATCCCGGCGCCGACCTGTTCGACCACCCCGCACAGCGAGTAGCCCAGCGGCGTGTAGGAGTCCAGCTTGCCCATCACCTTGCGGTAGGTGGCGGGCAGCCCGTTGACGGCCACGCTCTGCATCACCTTGGCCACCTGGTCCGGGCGGGACCGGGCCTTGCCCAGCATCGACATGCCGGCCTCGGAGACCTTCATCAGCTCGGTCCCGGTGGAGATCAGCGAGAAGGCGCTGCGGACCAGCACCCCGCCCGGCTTGCACCCCGGCACCGGCACGTCGAGCACCGACAGCTCACCGCTCTTGTAGTTCTGCACAACCTGTTTCAACGGAAGTCCCCTTGCTTCTAAGCCGGTTGCTGCTGCGCCGGGAAATGAGCCGTACGCCGGAAAGTGAGCCCTAAGCCGTCGGATGAGCGCTGTGGCCGGAGGTCGCGCCGCGGTACCAGTACTCGAGGGTCAGCACGTGCCACAGGTGCTTGGAGAAGTCCCGCTGGCCGGCGGCGTCCTCGGCGACCAGCCGCGCGAGTACGTCGCGGCGCAGGAACCCGGAGCGGACCAGCTCGCCGTCGTTGATCACCTCGCGCACCAGCGGTGCCAGGTCCCGGCTCATCCAGGCCCGCAGCGGGGCGCTGAACAGGCCCTTGGGCCGGTACACGATCTCCCGGGGCAGGATCGAGGCGGCTGCCTCCTTGAGCACGGCCTTGCCCTGCCGCCCCACGATCTTGCGGTCGCCGGGCACGGTGAACGCCGCCCTGACCACCTCGACGTCCACGTACGGCACCCGCACCTCGGTGGACGCGGCCATGCTGGAACGGTCCGTGTAGGCGAGGTTCAGGCCCGGCAGGAACATCCGGGCGTCGCCCAGGCACATCCGGTTGACGAAGTCGTCGAGGTCGTTGTCCTGGTAGACGTCCGCGTGCTCGGTCAGCACGTCCTCGACCGTCCCGGCCAGGTCCGGGTCGACCAGGGCGAGCAGTTCCTCCTGGTCGTACATGGTGTAGCTGCGCCGGAACGCGGCCTCCTCCGGCAGGTCGGCGAAGGAGAGGAACCGCTTGGCGAACCGCACCGACCGCAGCCCCCGCCTGGCCGTGGCCACCGGCAGCCGGTCCACGGCGGCGGACAGACCGCGCCGCAGCGGCCGCGGGACGCGCTGGTAGCGCAGCGCGAGCTGGTTGGCCAGGTGCTTGCGGTAGCCGGCGAACAGCTCGTCGGCGCCCATCCCCGACAGCAGCACCTTGACCCCGGCCTCCCGGGCGGCCGAGCAGATCAGGAAGGTGTTGATCGCCGCCGGGTCGCCGATCGGCTCGTCCAGGTGGTACGTCATCTTCGGCAGCAGGTCGAGCACGTCCGGGGCGATCTCGATCTCGTTCAGGTCGACGCCGAACCGCTCGGCCACCTGCCGGGCGTAGCGCAGGTCGTCCGGCATCGCCTCGAACCTGGCGTCCTCGGCGCGGAACCCGATCGTGTAGGCGGAGATCCCGGGGTGGTCGCGGGCCGCCAGCGCGGTCAGGTAGCTGGAATCCAGTCCGCCGGAGAGGAAGGTCGCCACCGGGACGTCCGAGAGCAGGTGACGCCTGGTCGACTCCTCGACGATGGCGGCGAGGTCCGGCAGCTCGCCGGCCCGGGCCCGGTCCCGGCCCTCGGCGGCGACCTCCCGCAGGTGCCAGTACCGGCCGCGTTCCACCCGGCCGTCGGGCCGGCAGCGCAGCCAGCTGCCCGGCGGCAGCTTCTCCGCCTCGCGGAAGGCGCAGCGCGAGTCCGGCACCCAGTAGTACAGCAGGGAGGCCACCAGTGCCGCCTGGTCCACCTCCAGCGACCCGCCGGTGGCGGCGGCCAGCGCCTTGAGCTCGGAGGCGAACACCAGGCCCTCGCCGCGCCGGACCAGGAACAGCGGCTTGATGCCGAGTTGGTCGCGGGCGAGCACCAGCTCGCCGGTGCGCTCGTCGAAGATCCCGAACGCGAACATGCCGCGCAGCCGGGGCAGGCAGTCCGTGCCCCAGCGCCGCCAGGCCTCCAGCAGCACCTCGGTGTCGGAGGTGCCGCGGAAGCGCACCCCGGCGGCCGACAGCTCGGCCCGCAGCTCGGGCGCGTTGTACAGCTCGCCGTTGTACGTCAGGACCAGGCCGTCCGAGACCATCGGCTGGGCGCCGGTCTCGGAGAGGTCGATGATGGCCAGCCGGCGGTGCCCCAGGTGCACTTCGCCGTCACCGAGGGGGTGGCCGTACCGGCCCGCTCCGTCCGGGCCGCGGTGGGCGAGGGTGTCGGTGAGCAGGTCGGTCACGGCCTTGCCGTCCGGCCATCGGTACGTGCCCGCGATGCCGCACATGTGCTACCTCGCCTCCTGATCGCTGTCGGGGACCCGTGAGGTCCACATCGGTAGTCGTTCCGTCCGCCGCCGGCCCGTCCGGCTCAGCCGGGCCAGCCGCCCGTTCTCACCGCGCAGCGCGGTGTGCGGCCCGTCCCACAGGGTGCCGTCGGTCCGGTCGCGCGGATCGGGGTCGATCAGCACCACCCCGAGCACCGGGATGCGCTGGTCCGCGAGCTGGCGCGCCACGGTGTGCAGCCAGGCGGCGCTGCCGTGCCCGGCGCGCACCACGAGCACGGTCCGGGTGCCGAGGTGGCGCAGGTCGGTCCACGCCGTGCCGGGCGCCACCGAGCCGACGCCGAGCCGGCGTTCCGCACCGGCCCCGACCTGCTCGGCGGCGACCACGGCCGGCTCGCCCGGCCTCGGGCGGCGCTTGGCGAGCTGGGGGCCGGGCAGCCCGTCGACGACCACCACCGGCCCCTCCTCCGCCAGTGCCCCGGCGAGGTCCAGGGCGATCTCGCCGGTGCTGCGCGCGCAGCCCAGTTCCAGCAGTGACACCGCTTCCGCGGAGCCGCGCACGGTGCGGGCCAGGGTCGCGGTGAGCCTCGCCCGGGCCGTCCGGGTCCGCCGCGGCTGCCACCGGCCGGCCGGTCGGCGGGGCACCCGGCGCAGCTCCGCGATGACGGAGGCGCCGAGGTTCGTCGCGATCTCCCGGCGCAGCACGGGGCGGTCCGCCACCACCGCGCCGACGGCGGCCACCGCGATCCCGAGGACGAACCCGAGGACGAGCCCGATCCCGGCGTCGGTGGCGGCGGTCTTCGGCAGGGACTGCCTCACCGCGCGCGGGGCGTCCACGATCTGGGTCCCGGCGACGAGCCGGGGGGTGCCGACGCCCGCCTCGGCGGCGCGCTGGCTGAAGTCGTTGATGCGCGAGGTGAGCACGGTCCGGCTGTCGTAGAGCGACTGCAGGTTCGTCGCGGCCTTCGCCCCGCTCTGCTGCGCCGCGTCGCCGATCTGCTGGTTGACCTGGGCGAGTTCCTTCTGCATCTGGTCGCGCTGGTCGAGCAGGGCCTTGGCCTCGGCGGCCGCGGCTTCCTGGATCCGCCGCACGTGGTCCGCGACGAAGGCGTCGGCCAGCGCCTTGGCCCGGGCCTGGGCTTCGGCGTCGCTGTGTCCGGTCACGGTGATCTGCAGCAGGTTGTTGGTCAGGCCGGCGCCCCCGTAGTCCCGCATGAAGTCCTCCGGTTTCTGCGCGGACCCGAGGGCTTGCAGCGCCTTGCCGGCGATCTCGGTGGTCTGCAGCAGGGCGGCGTCGGTGCGGATCAGGGTTCCCGGGTCGTTGGGCTGGTCCGCCTGGTGCGCGACCAGCACCGTGGTCACCGCGGTCGGCGGCGGCGGCTTCAGGACCGCCAGCGCCGCGCCGAGCAGCAGCCCGACCAGCGCCAGGCAGCACCAGAGGCGCCGCCGCCTGCGCACCGCGACCACCAGCGCCTGGAGGTCCAGCAGTGGCGCGGCGGGCGGCGGCTCCGAGGTCGTAGTTGGTGTCACCCCGACCCTCTCCCCCCGTCGTCGCCGACCGCGAGCGCCGGCGTGGCGTCATCCGCGAGCGCCGGTTCGGCGTCGTCCGGTCGGCGGCCTTCGGACCGCGTCGGACGCTCCCGGACCGGGCCGGCGACGACGACGCCGACCAGCTCGTGCCCGGCGTCCGCGCACGCGTCGGCGATGCCGGCGAGTTCCTCCGCGGTCCAGCCGCCCGCGCTGAGCACGAGCAGGGCACCGGACTCGTCGTCCCGGTCCGGCAGCAGCGGCCGGGACACCGCGACCTCCACCACCCGCAGCAGCGGATCGCTCCCGGCCTCGTCGACCAGCTGCCCGGCGGCCCGGCGGCCCGGCTCGTCGCCGTCCGGGACGACCACCAACAGCCGTGATGGGTCCGGAAGTCGGTCCCGCAGGCGGGCGCACACCCGCCGGTAGCGGAGCCGCCGGTCGGCCTCGTCGCCGGAGGGCTGCGGGGCCGGCAGGTCCCACCGGACGTCGGTGCCCAGCAGCCGGCGGAGCAGCGCCCGCGGGCCACGGCCCGCCGGCCGGTGCGCGCGCGGCCCCCTGGGCACGTCGACGGTGCCGAGGAGCGCCGAGCCCAGCGCCGCGGCGATCTCCGCCCCGGTGCGCGGCCGCCGGCTCCTCCGGGCGGCGACGAGATGCCCGACGACCGCGATCAGGAAGAACGACAACGCCCCGGCGGCGATGAGTTGGATCCTGGTCGGCGGCGCCTGGCCGGACGGCCGGGTGGCCGAGCCCATGACGACCATGTTGGACCGGTTGGCGGCCGGGTCGATCTGGTCCAGCTTCTTGATGGCGTCCTGCAGTGTGGTGCGCAGCTTCTCCAAGTCGGTGCGGGTCTGCACGCTGTCCACGGTCTGCCCCGGATCGGCCGCGGCCGCCAGGTCGGTGATGCGGCGGCTGGCCTGCACCACCAGCTGCCGCAGCGCCTCGGGCTGCGCCGCTTCGGGGTCGGTGCTGTCGCCCGCGATCCGCCCGGCGAAGGTGACGAACTGCTGGGCCACCTGGTCGGAGAGCTGCTGGGCGCGCTCCGGGGTGTCGGCCGTGCCCGAGATCTTGATGATGTTGCCGTCCGCGGCGGTGGCGCTCACCTGGTCCCGCAGCTCGCTGCCGCTGACCCCGTTCCAGCCGAGCGTGGCGGCGGCCCGGTCGACCACCACCGAACTGGTGGCGATCTCCGCCTGGGTCAGCAGTTCCCGGTCCTGCCACACCCCGGGCAGCAGCACCGACGCCGACGCCGTGTAGCTCGGCGGGAACAGCAGCGAGGTGCCGTAGCCGACCAGCGCACCCACCGCGGCGAGGACGGCGAGCAGCCGCCAGCGCCGACGGAGGATCCGGCCGATCGTGACCAGGCGTATCGTGTCGTCGCTCAACGGCGCGGCCTTCTCCCGGGCCGGTCCCGGCCCCCCGCCGACGCCGGAGCGTCGTCCCGGCAGGCGGCGGCGTAGGCGGCGAGCAGAGCTCGTTGGGAGTTGCGCCAGGCGAGCGGCCCGTTGATCCGCTCCTGGCCGATCTTGCCCATCCAGGCCCGCTTGTCCGGATCGTCCATCAGCTGGGCGATCAGCCCGGCGAACGCGGACTCGTCGTCGGCGGGCGCGTAGACGGCGGCGTCGCCGGCGGAGACCCGCGCCTCCCGGAGGTCGAAGGAGACGATCGGCCGGCCCACCACCATGTACTCCAGGACCTTGTTCATGGTGGACACGTCGTTGAGCGGGTTGCGCGGGTCGGGCGAGAGGCACACGTCCGCGCTGGACAGGTAGCGCACTAGGTCGGTGTCCGGCACGCGCCCGGTGAACTGCACCTGG from Kitasatospora cathayae includes:
- a CDS encoding Wzz/FepE/Etk N-terminal domain-containing protein codes for the protein MSDDTIRLVTIGRILRRRWRLLAVLAAVGALVGYGTSLLFPPSYTASASVLLPGVWQDRELLTQAEIATSSVVVDRAAATLGWNGVSGSELRDQVSATAADGNIIKISGTADTPERAQQLSDQVAQQFVTFAGRIAGDSTDPEAAQPEALRQLVVQASRRITDLAAAADPGQTVDSVQTRTDLEKLRTTLQDAIKKLDQIDPAANRSNMVVMGSATRPSGQAPPTRIQLIAAGALSFFLIAVVGHLVAARRSRRPRTGAEIAAALGSALLGTVDVPRGPRAHRPAGRGPRALLRRLLGTDVRWDLPAPQPSGDEADRRLRYRRVCARLRDRLPDPSRLLVVVPDGDEPGRRAAGQLVDEAGSDPLLRVVEVAVSRPLLPDRDDESGALLVLSAGGWTAEELAGIADACADAGHELVGVVVAGPVRERPTRSEGRRPDDAEPALADDATPALAVGDDGGRGSG
- the asnB gene encoding asparagine synthase (glutamine-hydrolyzing), translating into MCGIAGTYRWPDGKAVTDLLTDTLAHRGPDGAGRYGHPLGDGEVHLGHRRLAIIDLSETGAQPMVSDGLVLTYNGELYNAPELRAELSAAGVRFRGTSDTEVLLEAWRRWGTDCLPRLRGMFAFGIFDERTGELVLARDQLGIKPLFLVRRGEGLVFASELKALAAATGGSLEVDQAALVASLLYYWVPDSRCAFREAEKLPPGSWLRCRPDGRVERGRYWHLREVAAEGRDRARAGELPDLAAIVEESTRRHLLSDVPVATFLSGGLDSSYLTALAARDHPGISAYTIGFRAEDARFEAMPDDLRYARQVAERFGVDLNEIEIAPDVLDLLPKMTYHLDEPIGDPAAINTFLICSAAREAGVKVLLSGMGADELFAGYRKHLANQLALRYQRVPRPLRRGLSAAVDRLPVATARRGLRSVRFAKRFLSFADLPEEAAFRRSYTMYDQEELLALVDPDLAGTVEDVLTEHADVYQDNDLDDFVNRMCLGDARMFLPGLNLAYTDRSSMAASTEVRVPYVDVEVVRAAFTVPGDRKIVGRQGKAVLKEAAASILPREIVYRPKGLFSAPLRAWMSRDLAPLVREVINDGELVRSGFLRRDVLARLVAEDAAGQRDFSKHLWHVLTLEYWYRGATSGHSAHPTA
- a CDS encoding Wzz/FepE/Etk N-terminal domain-containing protein; this translates as MTPTTTSEPPPAAPLLDLQALVVAVRRRRRLWCCLALVGLLLGAALAVLKPPPPTAVTTVLVAHQADQPNDPGTLIRTDAALLQTTEIAGKALQALGSAQKPEDFMRDYGGAGLTNNLLQITVTGHSDAEAQARAKALADAFVADHVRRIQEAAAAEAKALLDQRDQMQKELAQVNQQIGDAAQQSGAKAATNLQSLYDSRTVLTSRINDFSQRAAEAGVGTPRLVAGTQIVDAPRAVRQSLPKTAATDAGIGLVLGFVLGIAVAAVGAVVADRPVLRREIATNLGASVIAELRRVPRRPAGRWQPRRTRTARARLTATLARTVRGSAEAVSLLELGCARSTGEIALDLAGALAEEGPVVVVDGLPGPQLAKRRPRPGEPAVVAAEQVGAGAERRLGVGSVAPGTAWTDLRHLGTRTVLVVRAGHGSAAWLHTVARQLADQRIPVLGVVLIDPDPRDRTDGTLWDGPHTALRGENGRLARLSRTGRRRTERLPMWTSRVPDSDQEAR